The Limisphaerales bacterium genome includes a region encoding these proteins:
- the rbfA gene encoding 30S ribosome-binding factor RbfA, producing the protein MPSLRQQRVRELLKRTVGEILRRELDSESCGLITVNDVGMANDLHSAMIFVSVLGSDAQKRTAANRLKSERSRIQYMLGREVVLKYTPRIKFELDDAIEAGNRVMSILEEMEQTNPPESTVGDAKDDD; encoded by the coding sequence ATGCCCTCGCTCCGCCAACAACGCGTCCGCGAACTCCTCAAACGCACGGTCGGCGAAATCCTCCGGCGCGAACTGGACTCCGAATCCTGCGGCCTCATCACCGTCAACGATGTCGGAATGGCGAATGACCTCCACTCCGCGATGATCTTCGTTAGCGTGCTCGGCAGCGATGCACAAAAACGCACCGCCGCCAACCGCCTGAAATCCGAACGCTCGCGCATCCAATATATGCTCGGCCGCGAGGTGGTGCTCAAGTACACCCCGCGCATTAAATTCGAGCTGGACGACGCCATCGAGGCCGGCAACCGCGTGATGTCCATCCTCGAAGAAATGGAGCAAACCAACCCGCCTGAATCCACCGTTGGCGATGCGAAAGACGACGACTGA